ATAGCTGTAGGCACATATTTCAAGCTTTCTGTACGCATTAGTTCTCCAAATCCAGGCATCATTTTTTCACAAACGGCCTCGGTAGCTTCTGGCGTAACATCTCGTTTGGCGGGCCCTGTACCACCAGTGGTTACAATCAAACAACATTTTTCAATATCAGCCATATACTTGAGGGTATCGGCAATAAGGCCTTGCTCGTCGGGAATAACTTTATAAACGGTTTCAAAAGAAGATTCTAAGTACTCTTTTAACGTTTCGACAACCGCTTTACCCGGAATATCTTCGTAAATACCTGCACTAGCACGGTCAGAAACATTGATTACGCCAATTTTTATTTGTTCCATTTCTTAGTATGATATGTTTTTGGAAGAAAAAGGATTCGTTTGAGTTGTATGCTGATGGTGAAATGTACCTATTTGTTAATCAGTATTTTAGCAAATAGTTAAAGCTGCTTTTTTAAGATTCTGAACAAGTACATAGCAAAATATATATTGCCCAATACGTATCTATCATAACTTATTTTGCCCTATTCTTTAACTTTGCTTGTCAAATCAACTAATTTTACGCAAACGAGTAACATACCACCATAACATTATTCAAAATGCTATACTTACAGTCAAAGTTACCAGATGGTTTGGAAAAAATAATGTCTTTTGCTTTTTTTGGCTTAATACTTTTGGGTTTATTTATAGCCTTTAAGGTTTTTAACAAGAAGAATAAATAAGGTAGGACATACCACCGAGGCACAAAACGAATACAGAAATTTAGCCTATTTTGTATTCATTTTGTGCGTTGTTATTACTATTGTGTTTTATCATATTATTGGGTTTACTATCCTTGTTTTTTGATACCGTCCCAACAAGCAAAAAACGCTAGTTCAAGGTCTGAGCTTGTCAATAAAAATTCTCCAGAAAGTTGAAGTTTTATTAACGAATGTACGCTTCCCAATACCATCGAAATCATAATTTTGGGAGGAATATCCCTTACAGCTTGCGTAAATACAGCTTTACGTAGAAAGTCATAGATTGGCTGCTCAAGTTTTTGAAGGTCTTGTTTGGGAATATTTTGTAAAAAAGGAGAGTTGGTAAATTGTTCTAAGAAATAAAACTCTTTTGAGTTTTTGGTAAAATAATGGAAGCTTTGTAGATAAAAACTTCTTATTCTATCACGGTAATTCTTAGAGCTGTCGTCGTTTTTGAGAAGCTGCTCGGTTGTTTTTTCTTTCAGACTCACATAAAGGGCACAAATTAGCTCATCTTTGCTTTTGAAATAATGATAAATAGTACCCGCTGCAACGTTGGCTTGCTTGGCCACTTCCGACATCGGTGAGCTATGAAAACCGTGTTTAGAAATTAATTCAAGGGTTGCGGCTAGGATTGCGTCTTTCTTATCAAAGTCTTTATTATTTGCCATTGTTAATGTATGTTCTATCAGGTAGAACGATATTTATATATTTGTGGTCAATATCCGATACGAGGTAATGTACTGCTTTTAAACTGCCTTTGTGGGTTTAAGGTGCTAATAATATGAACATTGTTAATGTTGTGTTTAAATCGAACATTTACTTATTTTCATTTGAGTTTAGGTGGTTTGATAAATATTTGTTGATATTTTTTGAATAAGTATTTTTAAAAAAATTATGTTATGATAATCTCATCCAAATCGATACAATGCTATAAATCCTATTTTATTTCATTCCTTGCTGAAAATGCTTTATTTTAGGCATTAAATTTACAAAAAAAAGCTACCAAAATACTTATTTCAATGAAGAAAACGCTTCTTTTATACTGTTTGCTACTATTAATAAATACAGCATTCAGTCAAAGCATTATTACTGGTCGAGTTCTCGATTCTGAAACCCAGCAAGCTATTCAAGGTGTGAATATTACAGTAAAAGGCAGTATCGACAGAGCCACCGTAACCGATTTGAAAGGACGCTTTGGCTTACGCTTGGAAGAAAATGCTTCGGTATTATTGGTGGAGGTAGACGAATACGAACCACTAAAAATTAAGCTTAATGCGAATTCTCAAAACCTAAATATCTTGCTCACTTCGTCCCAAGAGGATGCCAATGAGGCTCGCTCGGTTGGGTATACAAAATCAAAAATACTGCCAAAAGAGTTGGACAATAAA
The DNA window shown above is from Flectobacillus major DSM 103 and carries:
- the mog gene encoding molybdopterin adenylyltransferase; translated protein: MEQIKIGVINVSDRASAGIYEDIPGKAVVETLKEYLESSFETVYKVIPDEQGLIADTLKYMADIEKCCLIVTTGGTGPAKRDVTPEATEAVCEKMMPGFGELMRTESLKYVPTAILSRQTAGIRGQSLIINLPGKPKAIRQCLDAVFPAVPYCIDLIEGPYLVCNQAIMKEFRPKQ
- a CDS encoding TetR/AcrR family transcriptional regulator → MANNKDFDKKDAILAATLELISKHGFHSSPMSEVAKQANVAAGTIYHYFKSKDELICALYVSLKEKTTEQLLKNDDSSKNYRDRIRSFYLQSFHYFTKNSKEFYFLEQFTNSPFLQNIPKQDLQKLEQPIYDFLRKAVFTQAVRDIPPKIMISMVLGSVHSLIKLQLSGEFLLTSSDLELAFFACWDGIKKQG
- a CDS encoding carboxypeptidase-like regulatory domain-containing protein, with amino-acid sequence MKKTLLLYCLLLLINTAFSQSIITGRVLDSETQQAIQGVNITVKGSIDRATVTDLKGRFGLRLEENASVLLVEVDEYEPLKIKLNANSQNLNILLTSSQEDANEARSVGYTKSKILPKELDNKDFYVVRIVPKAVCPKL